The Cryptococcus deuterogattii R265 chromosome 3, complete sequence genome has a segment encoding these proteins:
- a CDS encoding ribosomal protein L29, whose protein sequence is MASSSSKIRAFELQSKSKQDLLEQLTELKTELASLRVQKIAGGSASKLTKINTVRKSIARILTVINQKQRQNLREFYKKSKYLPLDLRYKKTRAIRRRLTTKESSAITEKQHKKNIHFPKRKIALKA, encoded by the exons AtggcctcttcttcatccaagaTCCGAGCCTTTGAGCTCCAGTCCAA GAGCAAGCAGGACCTTTTGGAGCAGCTTACCGAGCTCAAGACTGAGCTTGCCTCTTTGAGGGTGCAGAAGATCGCCGGTGGCTCTGCTAGCAAGTTGACCAAGAT CAACACTGTCCGCAAGTCTATTGCCCGAATCCTCACTGTCATCAaccagaagcagaggcaAAACCTCAGGGAGTTCTACAAGAAGTCCAAGT ACCTCCCCCTTGACCTCCGATACAAGAAGACCCGTGCTATCCGACGACGATTGACCACCAAGGAGTCTTCTGCTATCACCGAGAAGCAGCACAAGAAGAACATCCACTTCCCCAAGAGGA AGATCGCCCTCAAGGCTTAA